From a region of the Nitrospirota bacterium genome:
- a CDS encoding CTP synthase: MDKKKTPTKYIFVTGGVVSSLGKGLAAASIGALLEARGLKVTFLKLDPYINVDPGTMSPYQHGEVYVTDDGAETDLDLGHYERYTNVNTGQKNNFTSGRIYNNVITKERRGDYLGGTVQVVPHITNEIKRAITDLADDEDVVIVEIGGTIGDIESLPFLEAIRQLRYDLGRQNVLYIHLTLVPFIQAADELKSKPTQHSVKELLSIGIQPNILLCRSDRLIPNDMKKKIALFCNVEENCVISAQDVQSIYEVPLKLHAEGLDDRILEALELTVPSNDLTAWETIVRKAKHPARNVTIALVGKYIELKEAYKSLCEALTHGGIANDAKVFISWMDSEDIENKGAQEVLKGMDGILVPGGFGIRGVEGKIEAVKFAREGNIPYFGICLGMQCAVIEIARDLADIRDANSSEFDQKTAHPVIYLLEHWYDYRSQSMQKRDLTSDKGGSMRLGAYPCKIEKGTLAHQAYGMDDIFERHRHRYEFNNSYRDVLKAAGLVISGISPDNELVEIVELKNHPWFLGCQFHPEFKSTPRKPHPLFTSFIAAALKQREQGKKP; encoded by the coding sequence ATGGACAAGAAAAAGACGCCGACAAAATACATTTTCGTTACCGGTGGCGTGGTCTCATCGCTGGGCAAAGGCCTCGCTGCCGCATCGATCGGGGCCCTCCTCGAGGCGCGGGGGCTGAAGGTCACGTTTTTGAAGCTCGATCCCTATATCAACGTCGACCCCGGCACCATGAGCCCCTACCAGCACGGAGAGGTGTATGTGACCGATGACGGAGCGGAGACGGACCTTGATCTCGGCCACTATGAGCGGTATACCAATGTCAACACGGGTCAGAAGAACAACTTCACCTCCGGCAGGATCTACAACAATGTGATCACCAAGGAACGGCGAGGTGACTATCTCGGGGGCACGGTCCAGGTCGTGCCGCACATCACCAATGAGATCAAACGCGCGATAACGGACCTTGCGGACGATGAAGACGTCGTCATTGTGGAGATCGGCGGCACCATCGGCGATATCGAGAGTCTCCCGTTCCTCGAAGCCATCCGGCAGCTCAGATACGACCTCGGCAGGCAGAATGTGCTCTATATTCACCTGACCCTCGTGCCGTTCATCCAGGCTGCGGATGAGCTTAAATCAAAACCCACGCAGCATAGCGTGAAGGAGCTTCTGTCCATCGGTATCCAGCCCAATATTCTCCTGTGCCGCAGCGATCGCCTCATTCCAAACGACATGAAGAAGAAGATCGCACTGTTCTGCAATGTGGAGGAAAATTGCGTTATTTCCGCGCAGGACGTACAATCGATCTACGAGGTCCCTTTGAAGCTGCATGCCGAGGGACTTGACGACCGGATCCTCGAAGCGCTCGAGCTCACGGTCCCGAGCAACGACCTCACCGCGTGGGAAACGATCGTTCGGAAAGCCAAGCATCCGGCGAGAAACGTTACGATCGCCCTGGTCGGTAAATATATAGAACTCAAGGAAGCGTACAAGAGCCTGTGCGAAGCGCTTACTCACGGCGGGATCGCCAATGACGCGAAAGTGTTCATCAGTTGGATGGATTCGGAAGACATTGAAAACAAGGGCGCGCAGGAAGTGCTCAAGGGCATGGACGGGATCCTTGTTCCGGGAGGATTCGGCATCCGCGGGGTGGAAGGAAAGATAGAAGCCGTAAAATTCGCGCGGGAGGGAAACATACCCTACTTCGGAATTTGTCTCGGTATGCAGTGCGCCGTGATCGAGATCGCACGTGATCTGGCCGACATCCGGGACGCGAACAGCTCGGAATTCGACCAAAAAACGGCCCACCCCGTTATCTACCTGCTCGAACACTGGTACGATTATCGGAGCCAGTCCATGCAGAAGCGGGACCTTACGAGCGACAAGGGCGGCAGCATGCGTTTGGGAGCCTACCCCTGCAAGATAGAGAAGGGGACGCTGGCACACCAGGCCTACGGAATGGATGATATCTTCGAGCGCCATCGCCACCGCTATGAATTCAACAACAGCTATCGGGACGTATTGAAAGCCGCAGGGCTCGTGATCAGCGGGATCTCTCCTGACAATGAACTGGTCGAGATCGTGGAACTGAAGAATCACCCCTGGTTCCTCGGGTGCCAGTTCCACCCGGAGTTTAAATCGACACCGCGCAAACCGCACCCGCTCTTTACGTCCTTCATTGCCGCTGCGTTGAAACAGCGGGAGCAGGGGAAGAAACCGTGA
- a CDS encoding SDR family oxidoreductase, with the protein MRILVTGGAGFLGSHLCERLLRDGHEVLCLDNYFTGRKTNVAEFMRNPAFELVRHDIVLPILLEVDRIYHLACPASPIHYQHNPVKTIKTNILGTLNMLGIAKRVNARMLLASTSEVYGDPAMHPQKEDYWGNVNPIGIRSCYDEGKRAAETLMMDYHRQNRVDIKIMRIFNTYGPRMLADDGRVVSNFIVQALRGEDITVYGKGSQTRSFCYVDDLIDGMVKLMNSENFTGPVNIGNPDEYTILDFAKKIIAMTGSKSKISFKPLPSDDPSQRMPDITLAGEKLGWKPKVSVDEGLKRTIEYFKKELVGSITK; encoded by the coding sequence ATGCGAATACTGGTAACCGGCGGTGCTGGCTTTTTAGGATCACACCTGTGCGAACGACTGCTGAGAGACGGACATGAAGTGCTTTGTCTGGATAATTATTTTACCGGCAGAAAGACGAACGTTGCGGAGTTTATGCGCAATCCCGCGTTCGAGCTGGTACGGCACGACATTGTTCTTCCCATTCTGCTGGAGGTGGACAGGATCTATCATCTGGCATGTCCTGCTTCGCCTATCCACTATCAGCACAATCCGGTTAAGACCATCAAGACCAATATATTAGGCACGCTCAACATGCTCGGCATCGCAAAGCGGGTCAATGCGAGAATGCTCCTGGCGTCCACATCGGAAGTCTACGGCGATCCCGCAATGCATCCGCAAAAAGAGGACTACTGGGGAAACGTGAACCCCATCGGCATCCGGAGCTGCTATGATGAGGGAAAGCGCGCAGCCGAGACCCTGATGATGGACTACCATCGCCAGAACCGCGTGGACATCAAGATCATGCGCATCTTCAACACCTACGGACCCCGGATGCTGGCTGACGACGGCCGGGTGGTGAGCAACTTCATCGTCCAGGCGCTCAGGGGAGAGGACATCACCGTTTACGGCAAAGGCTCACAGACCCGTTCCTTTTGCTATGTGGACGATCTCATCGACGGCATGGTGAAGCTGATGAACAGTGAGAACTTCACCGGCCCCGTGAACATCGGGAATCCGGATGAATACACGATCCTGGACTTCGCGAAGAAGATCATTGCCATGACCGGTTCAAAATCGAAAATATCGTTCAAGCCTCTTCCCTCCGACGATCCCTCGCAGCGGATGCCTGATATTACCCTTGCAGGGGAGAAACTCGGATGGAAGCCCAAGGTCTCGGTGGACGAAGGGCTCAAGAGGACCATTGAGTATTTCAAGAAGGAATTGGTCGGCTCTATTACCAAATAA
- the kdsC gene encoding 3-deoxy-manno-octulosonate-8-phosphatase KdsC, with protein MRKTKTTIQSKAKKIKLLLLDVDGVLTDGRIMLDNQGNELKAFHVRDGHGIKMAQKAGIIVGIITGRKSEVVNIRARELGIKEVYQGTHEKIEVYESILKKFGFRSDDVAYMGDDVVDAGIFKRTGLAVTVADADPSVMPHVDMVTKTAGGRGAVREFINLILKHQGKLHTS; from the coding sequence ATGAGAAAAACCAAAACAACAATCCAGTCGAAGGCGAAAAAGATCAAGCTTTTGTTGCTTGACGTCGATGGTGTGCTGACCGACGGCAGGATCATGCTTGACAATCAGGGCAATGAGCTCAAAGCATTCCATGTTCGCGACGGCCATGGGATAAAAATGGCCCAAAAGGCCGGCATTATCGTCGGCATTATCACCGGCAGAAAATCAGAGGTCGTGAACATCCGTGCGCGTGAGCTCGGCATTAAAGAGGTATATCAGGGCACGCACGAAAAGATCGAGGTATATGAATCGATCCTGAAAAAGTTCGGGTTTCGCTCCGATGACGTTGCGTATATGGGGGATGATGTCGTGGATGCGGGAATTTTCAAGCGCACGGGTCTGGCCGTGACCGTTGCGGATGCGGACCCCTCCGTGATGCCGCATGTGGATATGGTCACCAAAACAGCGGGCGGGAGGGGGGCAGTGCGTGAATTCATCAACCTCATCCTGAAGCATCAGGGCAAGCTGCATACTTCATGA
- the kdsA gene encoding 3-deoxy-8-phosphooctulonate synthase, with amino-acid sequence MTRELSIKDIRIGGQNPFVLIAGPCVIESEGSTLEAAARLKEITGDLGIPFIFKSSFDKANRSSAKSFRGPGMKEGLRILSRVGRELRLPLLSDVHRFEEIGPAAEVLDIIQVPAFLCRQTDFVMDVAKTNRVVNIKKGQFLAPWDIKNAAEKAASTGNDKIIITERGVSFGYNNLVADMRSLPIIRELGYPVVFDATHSVQLPGAGGTASSGDRKFVPHLARAAAAAGIDALFMEVHACPDKALCDGPNMLSLDELPALLKQVREIDRIIKQ; translated from the coding sequence GTGACCCGTGAACTATCGATAAAGGACATCCGCATCGGTGGACAAAACCCTTTTGTCCTGATCGCGGGTCCGTGTGTGATCGAGTCGGAGGGTTCGACTCTCGAAGCCGCCGCACGGCTCAAAGAGATAACCGGGGACCTCGGCATTCCATTTATTTTCAAATCATCCTTCGACAAGGCGAACCGCAGTTCGGCGAAGTCCTTTCGGGGGCCGGGGATGAAGGAAGGTCTCCGGATACTCTCTCGCGTCGGCAGGGAACTGCGCCTGCCGCTCCTCTCGGACGTTCACCGATTTGAGGAAATCGGGCCGGCTGCCGAGGTCCTGGATATCATTCAGGTGCCCGCTTTTCTGTGCAGACAGACCGATTTTGTCATGGACGTCGCAAAGACCAACAGGGTGGTAAACATCAAAAAGGGGCAGTTTCTGGCGCCCTGGGACATCAAGAATGCGGCTGAGAAGGCGGCTTCCACGGGCAACGACAAGATCATCATAACCGAACGCGGGGTATCGTTCGGGTATAATAACCTTGTTGCGGACATGCGTTCACTGCCGATCATACGGGAGTTGGGTTACCCCGTGGTATTCGACGCGACCCACTCGGTGCAGTTGCCGGGAGCGGGGGGGACCGCATCATCAGGAGACCGGAAGTTCGTTCCCCATCTCGCGAGGGCCGCAGCAGCGGCCGGCATTGACGCCTTGTTCATGGAAGTGCATGCCTGCCCCGACAAAGCGCTTTGTGACGGGCCGAACATGCTGAGCCTGGACGAACTTCCCGCGTTGCTCAAGCAGGTCCGGGAGATCGATAGGATCATAAAACAATGA
- a CDS encoding KpsF/GutQ family sugar-phosphate isomerase gives MIERAKKVLKIEAGAIASLIDRIDGRFEQAVTMILNCEGRVVVTGMGKSGLIGKKIAATLASTGTPALFLHPAEGIHGDLGMVMRGDTVIALSNSGETDELSRMLPSLKRLGIGIIALTGNPESTLAKNSDVVIDVSVKEEACPLGLVPTASTTAALAMGDALAVVLLDQRGFKEEDFACFHPGGALGKKLLLRVRDLMHTEEAVPVVSEGTLIKDAIYEISSKKMGVTAVVNAAGKLVGIISDGDLRRWMEKTEKSGENLLKKEAKDIMTKNPKVANKDSLAAEAVSIMEKNSITCLIVADRNEVPEGVIHLHDLLKAGVV, from the coding sequence ATGATAGAACGGGCGAAAAAGGTTCTGAAAATAGAAGCCGGGGCTATTGCGTCGCTTATTGACCGCATTGACGGACGATTCGAACAGGCCGTAACAATGATCCTGAACTGCGAAGGCCGCGTGGTCGTAACCGGCATGGGTAAGTCCGGCCTCATCGGCAAGAAGATCGCTGCCACGCTTGCTTCCACCGGCACACCCGCGCTCTTCCTGCATCCGGCCGAGGGCATCCACGGAGACCTCGGGATGGTCATGAGAGGGGACACGGTGATAGCGCTCTCCAACAGCGGCGAGACCGATGAACTCTCAAGGATGCTGCCGTCGCTCAAGCGGCTCGGGATCGGCATCATCGCGCTCACGGGGAATCCGGAGTCTACACTTGCGAAGAACAGCGATGTGGTGATCGATGTCAGCGTGAAGGAGGAGGCCTGTCCGCTCGGACTTGTTCCGACGGCAAGCACCACAGCGGCGCTCGCCATGGGAGACGCCCTTGCCGTTGTGCTGTTGGACCAGCGTGGATTCAAGGAAGAAGATTTTGCCTGTTTCCATCCCGGAGGCGCACTTGGCAAGAAGCTTTTGCTCCGTGTACGCGATCTGATGCATACGGAAGAAGCCGTCCCCGTGGTCTCCGAAGGGACACTGATCAAGGATGCGATCTATGAAATATCCTCAAAGAAGATGGGGGTCACCGCTGTCGTGAACGCAGCAGGGAAACTGGTCGGCATTATTTCTGACGGCGATCTCAGGCGCTGGATGGAAAAAACCGAAAAATCGGGTGAGAATCTTCTCAAAAAAGAAGCAAAGGACATCATGACGAAAAATCCGAAGGTAGCCAATAAAGATTCCCTTGCGGCAGAGGCTGTGTCCATTATGGAGAAAAACTCCATTACCTGTCTCATCGTTGCAGACCGGAATGAAGTGCCTGAGGGAGTTATCCATCTCCACGATCTGCTGAAGGCGGGGGTGGTGTGA
- the kdsB gene encoding 3-deoxy-manno-octulosonate cytidylyltransferase yields MKNEKDSIIAVIPARYGSTRFPGKALADIKGKPMIQWVYERTRLSKLIHRVIVATDDERILSAVKSFGGEAMMTSPHHATGTDRIAEVAKSLDCAIVVNVQGDEPLIRPEMIDEAISPLVQNASIPMGTLCKKIEDREEAFDPNVVKVVFDKNGFALYFSRAPIPWDRDAWAGKSSWKELSLEGPLYKHIGLYVYRRDFLLDYANIPRTPLEAVEKLEQLRALENGHRIKVVITRYESFGVDIPDDLGKILKRLEES; encoded by the coding sequence ATGAAAAATGAAAAGGATTCGATCATCGCAGTCATCCCCGCCCGCTACGGCTCAACTCGCTTCCCGGGCAAGGCCCTTGCCGACATCAAAGGAAAGCCCATGATCCAGTGGGTCTATGAACGCACCAGGCTTTCAAAGCTGATCCATCGGGTCATTGTGGCAACCGATGATGAGCGCATTCTCAGTGCCGTGAAGTCGTTCGGCGGCGAGGCGATGATGACATCACCTCATCATGCCACGGGCACGGACCGGATCGCTGAAGTCGCTAAGTCTCTTGACTGCGCTATCGTGGTCAACGTGCAGGGGGACGAACCCCTGATCCGGCCCGAGATGATCGATGAGGCTATTTCGCCGCTGGTGCAGAACGCATCCATTCCGATGGGAACGCTTTGCAAAAAGATCGAGGACCGTGAAGAGGCCTTTGACCCGAATGTGGTCAAGGTGGTCTTCGACAAAAACGGTTTTGCGCTCTATTTTTCCCGCGCGCCCATTCCCTGGGACCGCGACGCCTGGGCCGGCAAAAGCTCATGGAAGGAATTATCCCTTGAAGGCCCCCTGTACAAGCACATCGGGCTCTATGTGTACCGCAGGGATTTTCTCCTCGACTACGCGAACATACCCCGGACCCCGCTCGAAGCCGTGGAAAAGCTCGAGCAGCTTCGCGCGCTGGAGAATGGCCACAGAATAAAGGTTGTAATAACCCGTTATGAATCGTTTGGTGTTGACATCCCCGATGATTTGGGTAAAATATTGAAAAGGCTCGAAGAAAGTTGA
- a CDS encoding UDP-glucose/GDP-mannose dehydrogenase family protein: MKIAVIGTGYVGLVTGTCLAESGNDVICMDIDERKIAMLDSGKVPIYEPGLEELIERNVAHDRLTFTVDMSKAVKKSDIIFIAVGTPPGEDGSADLKYVLAAARQIGKYMNSYKVIINKSTVPVGTAEKVKAAVADKTAHTFDVVSNPEFLKEGSAIEDFMKPDRIVIGADSARAMEIMQDLYAPFIRKGDRTLVMDIRSAEMTKYASNAMLATKISFINEMAIICASLGADIDSVRKGMGYDKRIGFEFMFPGVGYGGSCFPKDVKALVQTARDHGVEAKVLRAVEAVNDHQKSLLSKMIIAHFAAMSAKKSVKTTKPLSGKTIALWGLAFKPRTDDMREAPSIVIINSLLRAGAAIKAHDPVAMNEARKIFKKRVQFSEDDYEMLRGADALAVVTEWSEFRTPDFKKIKKLLKKPLIFDGRNIYNKAELRKMGFTYYGIGRR; the protein is encoded by the coding sequence ATGAAAATAGCAGTAATCGGAACCGGTTATGTGGGTCTGGTCACCGGCACCTGTCTTGCTGAAAGCGGTAACGATGTCATCTGCATGGACATTGATGAACGGAAGATCGCGATGCTCGATTCCGGCAAGGTACCCATCTACGAACCGGGACTGGAAGAGCTTATCGAGCGGAACGTGGCCCACGACCGCTTGACCTTTACCGTGGACATGTCCAAGGCGGTCAAAAAATCCGACATCATCTTCATTGCCGTGGGCACGCCTCCGGGGGAAGACGGATCCGCCGACCTCAAGTATGTGCTTGCTGCGGCCCGTCAGATCGGCAAGTACATGAACAGCTACAAGGTTATCATCAACAAGAGCACGGTGCCGGTCGGCACGGCTGAAAAGGTCAAAGCCGCGGTGGCGGATAAAACTGCGCATACGTTCGACGTTGTATCTAATCCCGAGTTTTTAAAGGAAGGCTCTGCGATCGAAGATTTCATGAAGCCTGACCGTATTGTGATCGGCGCCGATAGTGCGCGAGCGATGGAGATTATGCAAGATCTGTATGCGCCATTCATCCGTAAAGGAGACCGCACGCTCGTCATGGATATCAGGAGCGCGGAAATGACCAAGTATGCGTCAAATGCAATGCTCGCGACCAAAATATCGTTTATCAATGAGATGGCGATCATCTGTGCAAGTTTGGGGGCCGATATCGACAGCGTGCGCAAGGGCATGGGCTATGACAAGCGCATCGGGTTTGAATTCATGTTCCCGGGAGTGGGATATGGCGGATCATGTTTCCCCAAGGATGTGAAGGCACTGGTCCAGACTGCCCGGGACCATGGTGTCGAAGCAAAGGTACTGAGAGCGGTCGAAGCAGTGAATGACCATCAGAAATCGCTGTTGTCAAAGATGATCATCGCGCACTTTGCGGCGATGAGTGCGAAGAAAAGCGTCAAAACCACCAAACCACTCTCAGGAAAGACTATCGCACTCTGGGGTCTTGCGTTCAAACCGCGCACGGACGATATGCGCGAGGCGCCTTCCATCGTCATCATCAATAGTCTTCTGCGTGCCGGCGCCGCAATCAAGGCGCATGATCCCGTGGCAATGAACGAGGCGCGCAAGATCTTCAAGAAAAGGGTCCAGTTCAGTGAGGACGACTATGAAATGCTCCGGGGTGCGGATGCGCTTGCTGTCGTGACCGAATGGAGCGAGTTCCGGACACCGGATTTCAAGAAGATAAAAAAGCTCTTGAAGAAGCCGCTCATTTTCGACGGCAGGAACATCTATAATAAGGCAGAGCTCCGGAAGATGGGGTTTACGTATTATGGGATCGGGAGACGATAA